The segment GCTCGGGTTGACGATTCCGCAGTCGTTGCTGGGGCGGGCGGACGAGGTGATTCAGTGATGGATCGACGGGCTTGCCAGTTGCGATGCTACGGGCATACCACCACACCCAGAGGAGGGAGTTTCCATGGCCATCCAAACCGCTGACGTCATCATGCCAGGAAATGAGAACGCATTCGAGACCGGCCGGCGTGGGCAGATATCGTCGATCGCCGAACTCGACGAGTCCTACCGTTGGCTGCTCGAAAAGAACGTTACTGCAACCTTGGCCACGGTCAAGCGAAACGGACTGCCCCAACTGACACCGATCTGGGTGGCCCATGATGGCGTCAACATCCTCGTGAACACCAAGAAGGGCCGTCTCAAAGACCGGAACATGCGGGAGCGGTCAGACGTGGCTATCCTGTGCGTCAATCCGGCGAACCCGTACCACTGGATGGCGATCAACGGCAAGGTCGTGGAGATGATCGAGGAGACCGACCCCGCGAAGGGCCGCGAGGCCACGGACAATGTGAACGAGCTGGCCCAGCGCTACATCAACACAACACCCTACCCGCTGCGAGATCCCAAGGGCGAAGTGCGCGTGCTCTTCAAGGTGCGGCCCACATACGTCATGACGTTTGGCCCGCCCCCGACCAGCTGAGCCGCGCGGCCACAGGGGAACTCAGCAAAAGTAGGGTCACAGCCGGGATCCAGGTGTGTCATGATGCTGGTGTCTGGCCCGGCTGTTGGTTCATCGCGGACCCCCCTCCTCACCAGACCTCGGCTCTGGTTCCGTCTTCCGCCTCCCAGAGAGTGCCATTCCCGGCGGGAGTTCTGTTTGGAGGTTTACCATGGCGCATAAAATTTATGTCGGAGGCTTGTCCTTCTCCACGTCGGACGACCGCCTGCGTGAGATGTTCGCGGTGGCCGGCGGGGTCGAATCCGCCGCAGTCGTGATGGATCGTGACACGGGTCGCTCGCGCGGATTCGGCTTCGTCGAGATGGCGACGGCCGAGCAGGCCGCCGACGCGGTCAAGCAGTTCAATGGCCAGGCCGTGGACGGCCGGACGCTCAAGGTCGAGCTGTCGACTGGTGCGGGCGCAGGCCGGGGCAGCGGCAGCAGCCGCGGGTAGGCGGGAGATGAGTGGACTCATGACGAGCCTCAATGAGCTTCGCGAACAGGGACAGATGACATGGAACGAGCACGAGCAGGGCTGGATCGGGACGCCGGGGGAGATCCTCGACGCCCTCGCCGCAGACGGCTTCAACGAATGCAAGCGTGAGATGACCTCGAGCCGGCGCGATTGCCGGCCGGTAGGCGGCGTGTGGCAAGGCGTCAATCCGCTGACCAATTCCGTGGCGTCGCTGATCTGGGTGGCTCGCCCGGCGGCGCAACCGGCCACGCTGTTCATCGAGATTGACGGGGAAGCGCTTCCCAGCCTCTAACAGAGTGAGGCGGAATCACCGGGGGCGCGCCGCGCCCAGACGGCGTAGAGGGGATCGCCCCGCCGCGGCGCGTGCTCGAAAGTCTCCACCGCGGCCCAGGCGCGGCCCGGTTCCGCCGAGTCCGCGAAGTAGGCGGTGACGATCTCGACGTGCTCCTGGTCGTCCGTGACGCGCCAGAGGGCGACGGCCTTGTCGGGGAAGCACCGATTGCTGAAGCTCACGACGAACGGCGCGCCGGGGCGCAGCACCCGGCGGATCTCCCGGAAGACTTCGAGCGGCCGCGTGAGGTACTGGACGGCGACTGCGCACATGACCGCGTCGAAGGCCGCAACCGCGAACGGCAGGCCGGGCTCGCGGTTGAGGTCGTGGACGACGGCGGCGGTAAGCTGCGGGTTCTCGGCCATCTCCACCGCGTTCAAGCCGAGACCGATCACCGTGCCGCCGAAGCTCGCAGGAAGGTGGCTCCGCCACGACCCCATGAGGTCGAGCACGCGCCCGCCTGTGGGGACGAGCGCCGTGTAGAGTCGCGTGAGAGCTGCGATGGCGCCGTCGTCGATGTGGACGACCCGACGCGGGAACGAGTAGAAAGCGGAGTCGTCGCCCTCGTCGAACCGGCGGAAGTCCCGCGCTGAGGTGTCCACGGCGCTGATTGTAGGCTATTGGTCTCTATCGTCCTCTTCGTCGCGGTCCGGACCCTGGGGTCCTCTCCCGTGTCCGACGACGGCCAAGGCAAATGCCAGGGTCAGAACAGCGGTCGTGATCAGGAAGATGACCATGCCTATCTGGCATCCCGGGTCGCTCCAGGCCTTGCTCATCAGCCAACCAAAGACGATGCCAGCGCCGGCGAACCCTACGTCCCTCATCGTGCGCCGCGCCGAGCTGAGCGCCGCCGCCGCTTGTGGTGTGACGGCGGTCGATCGGCGGTCCATTGCCCGATGCGGAAAATGACGAACTCGGACGGTCGCACCACCGCCACGCCGACGACGCAGATGAGCCGCCCCTGGTCGATGTCGGCCTGCGTCATGGTCGAGCGGTCGCACTTCACGAAGAAGGCCTCTTCCGGCCTGCTGCCGGGCAGCCTGCCGGAGCGCCACTCACTCGTCAGGAAGTCCTCTACCGCGCGCCTGATCTTGGCCCAGAGCGGCTCGGCGTTCGGCTCGAAGACCGCCCACTGCGTGCCCTTGTCGATCGAGGCCTCGAGATATATGAAGAGGCGGCGGACGTTGACGTACTTCCATTCGGAGTCCGCGCTCAATGTCCGCCCGCCCCAGACCCGGAAGTCGCGCGGCGCGAAGGCACGGATGCAGTTGATGGACTCCGAGTTGAGCACCGTCAGCGAAGCCTCGGTGACCTTGTGGTCGAGCCCGACGGCCAGCTTGACCACCTCGTTCGCCGGCGGCTTGCTCGCGCCTCGGGCGAGATCAACCCGCGCGTAGATGCCGGCGACGAAACCGCTCGGCGGCAGCGACAGTTCGCGCGCGTTCCTCGGGTCCTTCACGCGTACCCACGGGTAATACAGCGCGGCTTTCGAGGACGTGAGTCCCGCCCGCATCGCGCGGACGTCTTCGATCGACTGCCCGGGCCCTGAGTCCAGCACGGCGAATCGGTACCGCATCCGCTCCGCGTGCTCGATCAAGACCTTGGCGATCGCTGTTCCAGTTCCGCCGTCTTCATGCCCGAAGGTCGACCCGGGCGCCGCGACGATCGAGATCTCCTCGGTGGCCTCGAAGCACTTCAACGCCTTCTGGCAGTCGCCGGCCTTCCACCGAGGAACGCGCGCCACGTAGAGACGACGCCCGCCTTCCTTGAAGAACGCGCGCACGGCATGCCACGTGTAGTTCGACCTGGGGGCGCCGCCATCGAGCCGTAGCCTCCGGCCGCTGCCATACGTCCGCTCGAAGTCTGCGAGGCTGGTGACGAGGGTCGCCCTCTTGAT is part of the Candidatus Rokuibacteriota bacterium genome and harbors:
- a CDS encoding RNA-binding protein; translation: MAHKIYVGGLSFSTSDDRLREMFAVAGGVESAAVVMDRDTGRSRGFGFVEMATAEQAADAVKQFNGQAVDGRTLKVELSTGAGAGRGSGSSRG
- a CDS encoding TIGR03618 family F420-dependent PPOX class oxidoreductase, with translation MAIQTADVIMPGNENAFETGRRGQISSIAELDESYRWLLEKNVTATLATVKRNGLPQLTPIWVAHDGVNILVNTKKGRLKDRNMRERSDVAILCVNPANPYHWMAINGKVVEMIEETDPAKGREATDNVNELAQRYINTTPYPLRDPKGEVRVLFKVRPTYVMTFGPPPTS
- a CDS encoding methyltransferase domain-containing protein, producing MDTSARDFRRFDEGDDSAFYSFPRRVVHIDDGAIAALTRLYTALVPTGGRVLDLMGSWRSHLPASFGGTVIGLGLNAVEMAENPQLTAAVVHDLNREPGLPFAVAAFDAVMCAVAVQYLTRPLEVFREIRRVLRPGAPFVVSFSNRCFPDKAVALWRVTDDQEHVEIVTAYFADSAEPGRAWAAVETFEHAPRRGDPLYAVWARRAPGDSASLC
- a CDS encoding phage tail sheath subtilisin-like domain-containing protein translates to MPEYLAPGVYVEEMSIHLKPIEGVPTSTAGFIGPCHKGPIKRATLVTSLADFERTYGSGRRLRLDGGAPRSNYTWHAVRAFFKEGGRRLYVARVPRWKAGDCQKALKCFEATEEISIVAAPGSTFGHEDGGTGTAIAKVLIEHAERMRYRFAVLDSGPGQSIEDVRAMRAGLTSSKAALYYPWVRVKDPRNARELSLPPSGFVAGIYARVDLARGASKPPANEVVKLAVGLDHKVTEASLTVLNSESINCIRAFAPRDFRVWGGRTLSADSEWKYVNVRRLFIYLEASIDKGTQWAVFEPNAEPLWAKIRRAVEDFLTSEWRSGRLPGSRPEEAFFVKCDRSTMTQADIDQGRLICVVGVAVVRPSEFVIFRIGQWTADRPPSHHKRRRRSARRGAR